The following is a genomic window from Gemmatimonadota bacterium.
ACCACCTTCGCGTCACCGACCTCATGCCCATAGATACACCGCACGACACGCGACAGGTGGATGTATCCGATTTCGCCCAGATCATGTCCGCTGCCAAAGGCATGGATGTCATCATCAACTGCTCTGTTCAGCGCACCCATCGCAAAATTGCTTTTGGCGTGAACACAATGGGAACGCACAACGCGCTCCGCGCTGCAGTTGCGTATGGCATGAAACGCTTTATCAACACGGGACCGCGCTTCTCGCTCGTCGGGCCTTCCTATCTCGATTACGACCATACCATCTCTGAAAAAATCCCCCCACAACCCGGCACGGAACTCTATGCGATGAGCAAAGGCCTCGGCCTCGAAATCTGCCGGATCTTCAGCGAACACCATCCGCTACACGTCCTCTCGCTCATCTTCTCGCGCTTTCGAGAACCCACCGCAGACCCACACAACACCGATGACAGCACCCTCAGCATATCGGCCAGAGATGCCGCACAAGCCGTTAAGCGCGCCATAGAAGTCGATCTTCAAACGCTCCCATCGCGCTTTGAAGTCTTTTTCATCACCACAGACCTGCCGCACAATCGCTTCCCAAACACA
Proteins encoded in this region:
- a CDS encoding NAD(P)-dependent oxidoreductase gives rise to the protein MNVLILGGNGFLGPYVVKALEDHHHLRVTDLMPIDTPHDTRQVDVSDFAQIMSAAKGMDVIINCSVQRTHRKIAFGVNTMGTHNALRAAVAYGMKRFINTGPRFSLVGPSYLDYDHTISEKIPPQPGTELYAMSKGLGLEICRIFSEHHPLHVLSLIFSRFREPTADPHNTDDSTLSISARDAAQAVKRAIEVDLQTLPSRFEVFFITTDLPHNRFPNTRARTILGFEPQDKLEAYWTKPT